Proteins from a genomic interval of Campylobacter sp. RM16189:
- a CDS encoding lipid-binding SYLF domain-containing protein, which translates to MKKILMLIFGISLLFSNDELVLDASNSFTLTMRKNHRAPINALMQNAKAVVIFPKVTKVGLILGGMHGNGIMVVGSPYSPSEIWSVSIGGGSIGLQIGYENSSLVIFILKESIVSDIKDAKITLKADASFAFGEIGQNYGKISDFKFSSSIYAYASNDGFFAGASFGGAVISKSDTNELNKNSYGYSSLLNSFSKF; encoded by the coding sequence ATGAAAAAAATTTTAATGTTGATTTTTGGAATTTCATTATTGTTTTCTAATGATGAGCTTGTGCTTGACGCTTCTAATTCATTTACTCTAACAATGCGTAAAAATCATAGAGCACCTATTAATGCGTTAATGCAAAATGCAAAAGCCGTGGTTATCTTCCCTAAAGTTACTAAAGTCGGATTGATTTTGGGGGGCATGCATGGCAATGGTATTATGGTTGTTGGAAGTCCATATAGTCCTAGTGAAATTTGGTCTGTTAGTATAGGTGGCGGAAGTATAGGGCTTCAGATAGGATATGAAAATAGCTCGCTTGTGATTTTTATACTAAAAGAGAGTATTGTTTCTGATATTAAAGATGCCAAGATAACTTTAAAAGCCGATGCTTCATTTGCATTTGGGGAGATAGGTCAAAACTACGGTAAAATTAGTGATTTTAAATTTTCAAGCAGTATATATGCTTATGCCAGTAATGATGGATTTTTTGCAGGAGCTAGCTTTGGCGGTGCCGTGATATCAAAAAGCGATACAAATGAACTTAATAAAAATTCATACGGCTACTCTTCACTACTAAATTCTTTCTCTAAATTCTAA